In Carnobacterium sp. CP1, the following are encoded in one genomic region:
- a CDS encoding peptidoglycan DD-metalloendopeptidase family protein — MKKKLVVGFITTMLLTGPFIMPATASAASIEELEQQKQELENKSSELNSHIKKQEETLTGLESKKAAFETDIQQLQIQIDEVVITLHKQEKKLEESNLRIEELQKEIQLLQSLIEQRTGKLETQARSVQTDGSASNLIELIVSAESLSDLVGRMGVANQLVSANKSIVVKQESDQIALELTEKEAEVEKEAIETLKNDIIVSKNNLVAQKAEMDDKIIQIAAEYDMTESEKNTFIQEQEVIATQTSVLSESLQKERQRIFEEEQAKLAAAKKAEEEAAAQAEAIAEAEAQALAQAEAEEAQAKAAEQKTVAAVVEKEASVVETPKASADEAPNSQASSNESFAKPDPTPTPAPSKPSTVKPNPIKPPASNVNGSGFIRPSGGYTTSPYGYRIHPITGKKKLHGGMDFGGGGSIVAAKSGTVVFAGYDGGWGYYVKIDHGNGVQTLYAHMVAGSLTVAPGQQVSQGQQIGTMGTTGSSTGVHLHFEVYLNGSRVNPAPYLGL, encoded by the coding sequence ATGAAAAAGAAATTAGTTGTCGGTTTTATTACGACTATGTTGCTCACAGGTCCATTCATTATGCCTGCAACGGCAAGTGCGGCTTCTATTGAAGAGCTGGAACAGCAAAAACAAGAACTTGAAAATAAATCGTCTGAATTAAACAGTCATATAAAAAAACAAGAAGAAACATTAACGGGCTTAGAATCAAAAAAAGCAGCTTTTGAAACTGACATTCAACAACTGCAGATTCAAATTGATGAAGTCGTCATCACTTTACATAAGCAAGAGAAAAAATTAGAAGAGTCTAACCTAAGAATAGAAGAGTTGCAAAAAGAGATTCAATTACTACAAAGCTTGATCGAACAACGGACAGGAAAACTTGAAACGCAAGCACGTTCGGTTCAAACGGATGGAAGTGCTTCTAATTTGATCGAATTGATTGTTTCTGCAGAAAGCTTATCGGATCTAGTCGGCCGAATGGGCGTAGCCAACCAATTGGTTTCTGCCAATAAGAGTATTGTAGTTAAACAAGAAAGCGACCAAATTGCTTTAGAATTGACTGAAAAAGAAGCCGAAGTTGAAAAAGAAGCGATCGAAACGCTGAAAAATGATATCATAGTGAGTAAAAATAATTTAGTGGCACAAAAAGCTGAAATGGACGATAAGATCATCCAAATCGCAGCAGAATACGATATGACAGAATCAGAAAAAAATACGTTTATTCAAGAACAAGAAGTCATTGCCACTCAAACGAGTGTATTATCTGAAAGTTTACAAAAAGAACGTCAACGTATCTTTGAAGAAGAACAAGCTAAACTAGCGGCAGCTAAGAAAGCCGAAGAAGAAGCTGCTGCTCAAGCTGAAGCCATTGCTGAGGCAGAAGCCCAAGCTCTAGCTCAAGCAGAAGCAGAGGAAGCACAAGCAAAAGCTGCGGAGCAAAAAACGGTTGCAGCAGTAGTCGAAAAAGAAGCGAGTGTTGTAGAAACACCAAAAGCATCAGCTGATGAAGCACCAAATAGTCAAGCATCATCCAATGAATCTTTTGCGAAACCTGACCCAACACCAACACCCGCGCCTTCTAAACCAAGCACGGTTAAACCGAATCCGATAAAACCACCTGCGTCTAACGTAAATGGTTCAGGATTCATCCGTCCTAGTGGCGGGTACACCACATCGCCATACGGTTACCGGATTCACCCGATTACAGGGAAGAAAAAGTTACATGGCGGAATGGACTTTGGCGGCGGCGGTTCTATCGTGGCAGCTAAAAGCGGAACAGTGGTCTTTGCTGGTTACGACGGCGGCTGGGGTTACTATGTGAAAATCGACCATGGCAATGGCGTTCAAACGCTTTATGCCCACATGGTCGCAGGAAGCTTGACCGTAGCACCTGGGCAACAAGTATCGCAAGGACAGCAAATCGGTACCATGGGAACAACGGGCTCTTCTACAGGTGTACACTTGCACTTTGAAGTATACCTGAATGGCAGTCGCGTCAACCCAGCTCCTTATTTAGGATTGTAG
- a CDS encoding DUF924 family protein has product MEYQAVLDFWFEEVTPKQWFEKDEQLDEEIRQRFGSCHQQAIQGELVAWRKTIQGRLAEIIVLDQFSRNIFRNDPRSFAYDGMALVLAQEAMKLEELNQLSVVQRSFIYMPLMHSESLVIHEEALKRFSEKGMEINLDFELKHRDILVKFGRYPHRNEVLNRKSTPAEIQFLKEPYSSF; this is encoded by the coding sequence ATGGAGTATCAAGCAGTATTAGATTTTTGGTTTGAAGAAGTTACGCCTAAACAATGGTTTGAAAAAGATGAACAGCTTGACGAAGAGATTCGGCAACGTTTTGGAAGTTGTCACCAACAAGCCATTCAAGGAGAGTTAGTCGCCTGGCGCAAGACCATTCAAGGCCGTTTAGCAGAGATCATCGTTTTGGATCAGTTTTCCAGAAATATTTTCCGAAACGATCCTCGTTCATTTGCATATGACGGGATGGCATTGGTTTTAGCTCAAGAAGCTATGAAACTGGAAGAGTTGAACCAATTAAGCGTAGTTCAACGCAGCTTTATCTATATGCCTTTAATGCATTCCGAATCCTTAGTGATTCATGAGGAAGCCTTGAAACGCTTTTCAGAAAAAGGAATGGAAATAAACTTAGACTTTGAATTAAAGCATCGAGATATTTTAGTGAAATTTGGTCGTTACCCTCATCGCAATGAAGTTCTGAATCGCAAATCAACACCAGCAGAAATCCAATTTTTGAAAGAACCATATTCATCTTTTTAA
- a CDS encoding glutamate-5-semialdehyde dehydrogenase: METLIELGEKAKKASRYLAQASSKEKNAALQLMSEALLENASTILAANQQDLAAANENNIAETLVDRLVLNDERLQAMADGLMQIAELPDPIGLVSGMWKNEAGLTIGKQSVPLGVIGIIYESRPNVTTDAGALCFKSGNAVILRGGKEAIHSNKALVTVLQQALAKTNFPTTAIQLVEDTTRETSRDMMRLNRYLDVLIPRGGTRLIQTVMETATVPVIETGTGNCHVYIDKDAQLKMATDIIVNAKCSRPSVCNAAETLLIHEDVAAEFLPVIEAALAEYHVELRADETALSILKKSQPATEEDWETEFLDFILAVKVVSSLDEAITHINQYSTGHSEAIVTDNYFAGQQFHREVDSSTVYINASTRFTDGFEFGFGAEIGISTQKLHARGPMGLAELTSSKYIVFGEGQIR, from the coding sequence ATGGAAACCTTAATAGAATTAGGTGAAAAAGCAAAAAAAGCCAGCCGTTATTTGGCACAAGCTTCTTCTAAAGAAAAAAATGCAGCACTTCAATTAATGAGTGAGGCTCTTTTAGAAAATGCTTCAACTATTCTGGCTGCAAATCAACAAGACCTTGCTGCAGCTAACGAAAACAACATCGCTGAAACGCTGGTAGACCGTTTGGTTTTAAATGACGAACGCCTGCAAGCTATGGCTGATGGCCTAATGCAGATTGCTGAATTGCCAGATCCAATTGGGTTAGTGAGCGGCATGTGGAAAAACGAAGCTGGTTTAACTATCGGCAAGCAAAGTGTACCGCTTGGCGTTATCGGCATTATCTACGAATCACGACCAAATGTGACCACAGATGCTGGTGCCTTATGTTTTAAATCAGGCAATGCGGTCATTTTACGCGGCGGAAAAGAAGCCATTCATTCCAATAAAGCTTTGGTCACTGTCTTGCAGCAAGCTTTAGCTAAAACTAACTTTCCAACAACAGCTATCCAATTGGTAGAAGACACAACCAGAGAAACTTCTCGCGACATGATGCGCTTAAACCGCTACTTGGATGTTTTAATTCCTCGCGGAGGCACACGTTTGATCCAAACTGTGATGGAAACAGCGACTGTTCCCGTCATTGAAACCGGCACAGGCAATTGCCATGTCTACATCGATAAAGACGCGCAATTGAAAATGGCTACCGATATCATCGTCAATGCAAAATGTTCTCGCCCTTCCGTCTGCAACGCCGCTGAAACTTTGTTGATTCATGAAGACGTCGCTGCTGAATTCCTACCCGTGATTGAAGCCGCTTTGGCTGAATACCACGTCGAATTGCGAGCAGATGAAACAGCTCTTAGCATTTTGAAGAAGTCGCAGCCTGCAACAGAAGAAGACTGGGAAACAGAGTTTTTAGATTTTATTTTAGCTGTAAAAGTCGTTTCTTCATTAGACGAAGCCATTACCCATATCAATCAATACAGTACAGGGCATTCTGAAGCAATCGTAACCGATAATTACTTTGCTGGACAACAGTTCCACCGTGAAGTCGATTCATCCACAGTCTATATTAATGCTTCTACTCGTTTCACTGATGGTTTTGAATTTGGCTTCGGCGCCGAAATCGGCATCAGCACTCAAAAACTGCATGCTCGAGGACCAATGGGTTTAGCTGAGTTAACTTCTTCCAAATACATCGTCTTTGGAGAAGGACAAATTCGGTAG
- the proB gene encoding glutamate 5-kinase codes for MNKTARQTLALCKRVIIKVGTSTIMYPNGTVNLQRLDKLAFVLSDLRNQGKEVILVSSGAVGVGLHRLNLKESPKTIPEQQAVASVGQSELMNLYSNFFFNYGQIIGQVLMTRDIVEFPESRLNAINTFEQLLKKNVIPIVNENDTVAVDELDHSTKFGDNDRLSAIVAEITQADLLIMLSDIDGFYDRNPNEDADAELFREINDVTPRLFSLAGGVGSEFGTGGMVTKLTAAEHILKQTSQMVLANGEDPTIIFKIIAGEDIGTLFTTKQNQ; via the coding sequence ATGAATAAAACAGCAAGACAAACCTTAGCTTTATGCAAACGAGTCATCATAAAAGTTGGTACCAGCACCATCATGTACCCCAATGGCACGGTCAACTTACAACGGTTAGACAAATTGGCTTTTGTCTTGAGCGATTTGAGAAATCAAGGAAAAGAAGTCATCCTAGTATCTTCCGGCGCAGTCGGCGTTGGTCTTCACCGGTTGAATTTGAAAGAATCGCCTAAAACCATTCCAGAACAACAAGCTGTTGCTTCTGTAGGGCAAAGCGAACTCATGAATTTATACAGCAATTTCTTTTTCAACTATGGTCAAATCATCGGACAAGTGTTGATGACGCGTGATATTGTCGAGTTTCCTGAAAGTCGGTTAAATGCTATCAACACTTTTGAACAATTATTGAAGAAAAATGTTATTCCGATCGTCAATGAAAATGATACGGTCGCAGTCGATGAATTGGACCATTCGACAAAATTCGGCGACAATGATCGTTTGTCTGCTATCGTAGCCGAAATTACACAAGCGGACTTATTGATCATGTTGTCCGATATTGATGGTTTTTACGATCGCAATCCTAATGAAGATGCGGATGCTGAACTGTTCCGCGAGATAAATGATGTCACTCCTAGGCTCTTTTCGCTTGCCGGCGGCGTAGGTTCAGAATTCGGTACTGGCGGTATGGTCACCAAATTAACTGCAGCAGAACACATTTTAAAACAAACTAGTCAAATGGTCTTAGCAAATGGCGAAGACCCAACAATCATTTTTAAAATTATTGCCGGTGAGGATATCGGAACACTTTTCACGACTAAACAGAATCAGTAA
- a CDS encoding glycoside hydrolase family 1 protein — protein sequence MILTQEQFPDGFLWGGAVAANQLEGAYNADGKGWSVQDVTPHGGFGPITDEPTEDNMKLVGIDFYHRYKEDIKLFAEMGFKTFRTSIAWSRIFPKGDETEPNEAGLKFYDDLFDELLKYGIEPLVTLSHYETPLHLSKEYDGWVNRKMIDFYENYVRTVFTRYKGKVKYWLTFNEINSILHAPFMSGGIYTAPEELTQKDLYQAVHHELVASALATKIGHEIMPEAQIGCMVLAMPIYPLTSNPDDMVAVMEAERKNYFFSDVHVRGAYPGYMKRYFRENNIELDFGPDDEETLKNTVDFISFSYYMSVTETADESKRKPGKGNILGGIPNPYLEASEWGWQIDPKGLRIVLNDFWDRYQKPLFIVENGLGANDELITDENGDKTVNDDYRIDYLNDHLVQVGEAIKDGVNVMGYTTWGCIDLVSASTAELKKRYGFIYVDRHDDGTGTLERYKKKSFYWYKQVIETNGASLTEK from the coding sequence ATCATTTTGACACAAGAACAATTTCCAGATGGTTTTTTATGGGGTGGAGCGGTTGCAGCGAACCAATTAGAAGGTGCTTATAACGCAGACGGAAAAGGATGGTCTGTCCAAGATGTTACGCCTCATGGCGGATTCGGTCCGATAACCGACGAACCGACAGAAGACAATATGAAGTTAGTCGGAATCGATTTTTATCACCGTTATAAAGAAGACATCAAGTTATTTGCGGAGATGGGTTTCAAAACATTCCGTACATCAATTGCTTGGTCACGTATTTTCCCTAAAGGCGATGAAACTGAGCCAAATGAAGCTGGTTTGAAATTCTATGATGATTTATTTGATGAATTGTTGAAATACGGCATTGAGCCTTTAGTGACTCTTTCTCACTATGAAACCCCACTGCATTTATCTAAAGAATATGACGGCTGGGTAAACCGTAAAATGATTGATTTTTACGAAAATTACGTACGGACAGTCTTCACCCGTTATAAAGGAAAAGTAAAATATTGGCTGACATTCAATGAAATCAACTCTATTTTACATGCACCATTTATGAGCGGCGGTATTTATACAGCCCCTGAAGAGCTGACGCAAAAAGACTTGTATCAAGCAGTACACCATGAGTTAGTAGCGAGTGCGTTAGCAACAAAAATAGGACATGAAATCATGCCGGAAGCTCAAATCGGTTGTATGGTATTGGCGATGCCGATTTATCCGCTAACATCTAATCCTGATGATATGGTTGCGGTTATGGAAGCTGAACGCAAAAACTATTTCTTCTCGGATGTCCACGTGCGAGGAGCGTACCCAGGCTATATGAAACGCTACTTCCGTGAGAACAATATTGAACTTGATTTTGGTCCAGACGACGAAGAAACCCTTAAAAATACTGTGGACTTCATTTCATTCAGTTATTATATGAGTGTCACGGAAACAGCTGATGAGAGCAAACGTAAGCCTGGTAAAGGCAATATTTTAGGCGGCATACCAAATCCGTACTTAGAAGCCTCTGAATGGGGTTGGCAAATTGATCCAAAAGGACTACGAATCGTATTGAATGACTTTTGGGATCGATACCAAAAACCACTCTTCATTGTCGAAAATGGATTAGGTGCTAATGACGAATTGATCACTGATGAAAATGGCGACAAGACCGTTAATGATGATTACCGAATCGATTATTTAAACGATCACCTAGTTCAAGTAGGAGAAGCAATCAAAGACGGTGTCAATGTAATGGGGTACACTACTTGGGGCTGTATTGACCTTGTTAGTGCTTCAACGGCTGAATTGAAAAAACGCTATGGTTTTATCTATGTGGACCGTCATGACGATGGCACAGGTACATTAGAACGCTATAAAAAGAAAAGCTTTTATTGGTACAAACAAGTCATCGAAACTAATGGAGCTAGTCTTACTGAAAAATAA
- a CDS encoding calcium-translocating P-type ATPase, PMCA-type produces MDFKTKQIKSIIKTLKSDEKNGLTSQQVEQKKKEFGANQFTEEERISLFKKILNHLKEVTVIILIIAGIISTYIAITQHPSDLSEPIVIFAIIALNVFIAIRQEGNAEAALESLKSLSAPKARVIRDNQTEEIDAVDLVPGDILLLEAGDMVPADARMISSSNLQTEESALTGESLPIEKDENAVVDEDAPVGDVFHTVFSGSLVTNGRAKTIITATGMDTEMGAVASLLNNTKQGRTPLQDRMNKLGKQLSIIAVLAGVLIFILNFFQGEDFITTLMTAVTLAVAAVPETLPVIVTISLAFGVQNMVKRNAIIRTIPSVETLGSASVIASDKTGTLTQNKMTIQKLWAFPHPPIDATAEFGEDEKMLLKMMSLASNATVEDRDGEEVIAGDPTESAIIRLLQEKGMPKKELEKEYPRVHEIPFDSERKLMTTVHKTEDGYISITKGAFDRIPVHFSSITDEVGTRAHEIHDSFAQDALRVIGVGYKKYDDLPKDLSVEELEKDILFAGIVGMIDPPREESRDAVKEAKAAGIKTIMITGDHAVTATAIAKQIGIFEPGDKTITGAELSKLSDEELKGNVRDFSVYARVSPEDKIRIVKAWQANDEIVAMTGDGVNDAPALKAADVGTAMGIAGTEVAKNAADMVLTDDNFATIVHTVEEGRRVYENIKKTVYFLLACNISEIFIMLLAVLFGWGLPVVSIQLLFINVVADGIPGFGLSREKADPTLMEQKPTKKGESIFARGMTRNIAIVATIFTIITLLGFYIGSSVTVDATIGASHEVGQTMAFLILGWSSVIHIFNARSKESIFKIGFLSNPTVFWTSLLSISILTIVALVPFLANIFFLVPMSLTHWIIVVVLSILPLIFVEIQKLVFKKIGKAF; encoded by the coding sequence ATGGATTTCAAAACAAAACAGATCAAGTCCATTATAAAGACATTAAAGAGCGACGAGAAAAACGGGCTTACGTCGCAGCAAGTTGAACAAAAAAAGAAAGAATTTGGTGCTAACCAATTTACAGAAGAGGAACGCATTTCGCTTTTCAAAAAAATACTGAATCATTTAAAAGAAGTGACAGTTATTATTTTGATTATAGCTGGAATCATTTCCACGTACATCGCCATTACTCAACACCCCTCTGACTTATCAGAACCAATCGTTATTTTCGCTATCATCGCTTTAAATGTTTTCATCGCGATTCGCCAAGAAGGAAATGCAGAAGCCGCTTTAGAATCGTTAAAGAGCTTATCTGCTCCAAAAGCTCGGGTTATCCGTGATAACCAAACAGAAGAAATTGACGCCGTCGATTTAGTACCCGGTGATATTTTACTTCTTGAAGCTGGTGACATGGTTCCAGCAGATGCTCGTATGATCTCTAGCAGCAATTTACAAACGGAAGAATCTGCTTTAACAGGTGAAAGTTTGCCTATTGAAAAAGATGAAAATGCCGTTGTTGACGAAGATGCTCCAGTTGGGGATGTCTTTCATACCGTTTTTTCAGGGTCATTGGTTACCAATGGTCGTGCAAAGACGATAATTACTGCAACTGGAATGGACACTGAAATGGGTGCTGTAGCAAGTCTACTTAATAACACCAAACAAGGAAGAACGCCACTGCAAGACCGGATGAACAAGCTGGGCAAACAATTAAGTATCATTGCTGTATTAGCTGGTGTTTTGATTTTCATTTTGAATTTTTTCCAAGGTGAAGATTTCATTACAACCTTAATGACCGCTGTTACGTTAGCTGTTGCCGCTGTTCCAGAAACTTTGCCAGTGATTGTGACCATTAGTTTAGCTTTCGGGGTACAAAACATGGTCAAACGCAATGCGATCATCCGTACGATTCCTTCGGTTGAGACATTAGGCAGTGCTTCTGTCATTGCTTCAGATAAAACCGGAACATTAACTCAAAATAAAATGACTATTCAAAAATTGTGGGCTTTCCCGCATCCGCCTATTGATGCTACTGCTGAATTTGGTGAAGATGAGAAAATGCTCTTGAAGATGATGAGTTTAGCTTCGAATGCCACCGTCGAAGATCGTGATGGTGAAGAAGTTATTGCTGGTGACCCAACAGAATCAGCCATCATTCGCTTATTGCAAGAAAAAGGAATGCCTAAAAAAGAATTAGAAAAAGAATACCCACGTGTTCACGAAATTCCGTTTGATTCTGAACGTAAATTAATGACCACTGTTCATAAAACAGAAGATGGGTATATTTCCATTACTAAAGGGGCTTTTGACCGTATACCGGTTCACTTTTCATCTATTACAGATGAAGTTGGAACTAGAGCTCATGAAATACATGATTCATTTGCACAAGATGCTTTACGTGTGATTGGCGTAGGATACAAAAAATACGATGATTTGCCTAAAGATTTATCAGTTGAGGAATTAGAAAAAGATATTCTATTTGCTGGAATCGTCGGCATGATCGATCCTCCTCGTGAAGAAAGTCGTGACGCAGTTAAAGAAGCAAAAGCAGCTGGTATTAAAACGATTATGATTACTGGTGACCACGCTGTTACAGCGACTGCTATCGCTAAACAAATCGGGATTTTTGAACCAGGTGATAAGACCATTACGGGTGCTGAGCTTAGCAAATTATCGGATGAAGAACTAAAAGGAAATGTTAGAGACTTTTCCGTTTATGCACGCGTCTCGCCTGAAGACAAGATTCGAATCGTTAAAGCATGGCAAGCCAATGATGAAATAGTTGCCATGACCGGTGACGGAGTCAATGATGCGCCAGCTTTAAAAGCAGCAGATGTTGGTACTGCGATGGGAATCGCTGGTACAGAAGTTGCTAAAAATGCAGCAGATATGGTTTTAACAGATGATAACTTTGCTACAATCGTTCATACCGTTGAAGAAGGCCGTCGAGTCTACGAAAACATCAAAAAAACTGTCTATTTCTTATTAGCGTGTAACATTTCAGAAATTTTTATTATGTTGCTTGCTGTTCTCTTTGGTTGGGGCCTTCCAGTTGTTTCTATTCAACTCTTATTTATTAACGTAGTAGCAGATGGAATACCAGGTTTCGGCTTAAGTAGAGAAAAGGCAGATCCAACGCTGATGGAACAAAAACCAACGAAAAAAGGCGAAAGTATTTTCGCTCGTGGTATGACTCGTAACATTGCGATCGTCGCGACTATTTTTACTATTATCACTTTGCTTGGTTTTTATATTGGATCTTCTGTCACGGTTGATGCTACTATCGGCGCAAGTCATGAAGTTGGACAAACGATGGCTTTCCTTATCCTAGGTTGGTCTTCCGTTATTCACATCTTCAATGCCCGAAGTAAAGAATCCATTTTTAAAATTGGTTTCTTATCAAATCCAACTGTTTTCTGGACATCTCTTTTATCCATTTCGATTTTAACAATCGTTGCTTTGGTACCTTTCTTAGCAAACATTTTCTTTCTTGTTCCAATGAGTTTGACCCATTGGATCATTGTGGTTGTTTTGTCGATACTTCCATTGATATTCGTGGAAATACAAAAATTGGTCTTTAAGAAGATTGGAAAAGCATTCTAA
- a CDS encoding type 1 glutamine amidotransferase domain-containing protein, with translation MGKKVAVVVTNLFEDVEFTSPKDALEKAGHEVTTIEEKAGNQVTGEKGDATITIDKSIDDVSPDEFDALLIPGGFSPDQLRADERFLTFVKQFADAKKPIFAICHGPQLLINAEVVKGKKMTSVKQVGVDLKNAGALYEDSEVVTDESGLITSRTPKDLPAFNKAIVEALA, from the coding sequence ATGGGAAAAAAAGTTGCAGTAGTTGTTACGAATTTATTTGAAGATGTCGAATTCACCTCCCCAAAAGATGCATTGGAAAAAGCTGGACATGAAGTTACTACTATTGAAGAAAAAGCAGGCAATCAAGTTACGGGAGAAAAAGGCGATGCGACGATCACAATTGATAAAAGTATCGATGATGTTTCTCCAGACGAGTTTGATGCTTTACTCATCCCAGGAGGCTTCTCGCCTGACCAATTACGTGCAGATGAGCGCTTTTTAACATTTGTTAAACAATTTGCGGATGCTAAAAAACCGATTTTTGCTATTTGTCATGGTCCACAGCTTCTCATCAATGCTGAAGTAGTCAAAGGCAAAAAAATGACTTCTGTTAAACAAGTCGGTGTTGATTTGAAAAATGCCGGTGCTTTATATGAAGACAGCGAAGTTGTGACCGACGAGAGCGGCTTGATTACCAGCCGTACCCCTAAAGACTTGCCGGCTTTTAATAAAGCCATCGTAGAAGCGTTAGCTTAG
- the mgsA gene encoding methylglyoxal synthase → MNIALIAHDKKKDEMVKLISSYQDILKEHVLYATGTTGQRIVDATGLDVHRFKSGPLGGDQQIGAYISDDKIDMVIFLRDPLTAQPHEPDITALLRLSDVYEIPLATNMGTGEILLRGLGEGLVDWRKIHHHAGREILNTDV, encoded by the coding sequence ATGAATATTGCACTGATTGCTCACGATAAGAAAAAAGATGAAATGGTTAAATTAATTTCATCTTATCAAGATATTTTGAAAGAGCATGTCCTTTATGCGACAGGAACCACGGGACAAAGAATCGTGGATGCTACAGGATTAGACGTTCACCGGTTTAAGTCAGGGCCATTAGGTGGCGACCAACAAATTGGAGCCTATATTTCAGATGATAAAATAGACATGGTGATTTTTTTAAGAGACCCGTTAACAGCTCAGCCTCATGAACCAGATATCACTGCATTGCTCCGCTTGAGCGATGTCTATGAAATTCCATTAGCAACGAATATGGGAACAGGTGAAATTTTATTGCGTGGATTAGGCGAAGGGTTAGTAGATTGGCGCAAAATCCACCACCATGCTGGACGAGAAATATTGAATACAGATGTTTAA
- a CDS encoding UbiA family prenyltransferase, whose amino-acid sequence MDTIKAKFKVLWELGEIYTSPLNLFLILLGVSFSTYHYNHTWNWRIILYVLTILFFHVAVNIFNNYMDYKNASDAHDYKVKSNIIGRENLNLATVKKAFLFFLALASFFGLLLVWSTNLVLLGLGVLGFYVGLFYSSGPKPLNSLPIAETVTSLFSGFVIPLIGAYLCLYDQVDFSFHTIKLVFFISLPMVVMMFNNLLANNTCDLEEDIVNGRKTLVYYLGKKKAVQLFKVVFVFNFLWLILLVYLKLAPFPILLLVLLFPKYWKSLSPYFEVQDKQKTFPVALKNMAAIMMLYPILYTIGVVFAQF is encoded by the coding sequence ATGGATACGATCAAAGCTAAATTTAAAGTATTATGGGAACTTGGAGAAATCTACACTTCTCCCTTAAACCTTTTTTTAATTCTATTAGGAGTTTCTTTTTCAACTTACCACTACAACCATACTTGGAACTGGCGGATAATTTTATACGTTTTAACGATTCTTTTTTTCCATGTGGCCGTTAATATTTTTAATAACTATATGGATTATAAAAATGCTTCAGACGCTCATGATTACAAAGTAAAATCAAATATCATCGGAAGAGAAAATCTGAATCTAGCAACGGTAAAGAAAGCTTTTCTATTCTTTTTAGCATTGGCTTCTTTTTTTGGTCTGCTACTAGTCTGGTCTACCAATTTAGTGTTATTGGGATTAGGCGTACTAGGTTTTTATGTTGGTTTATTTTACTCATCAGGGCCAAAACCATTAAATAGTTTGCCCATTGCTGAAACAGTTACCTCTTTGTTCAGCGGTTTTGTCATTCCTTTAATTGGTGCTTATTTGTGTTTGTATGATCAGGTTGATTTTTCTTTCCACACCATAAAATTAGTTTTCTTCATTAGTTTGCCAATGGTGGTCATGATGTTTAACAACTTATTGGCCAATAATACTTGTGACCTAGAAGAAGATATTGTAAATGGGCGAAAAACATTAGTCTATTACTTAGGTAAAAAGAAAGCTGTGCAATTATTTAAAGTCGTATTTGTTTTTAATTTTTTATGGTTGATTTTGCTGGTTTACTTGAAGTTAGCTCCATTCCCTATCTTGTTGCTGGTTCTTTTGTTTCCCAAATATTGGAAAAGCTTATCGCCTTATTTTGAAGTTCAAGATAAACAAAAAACCTTTCCAGTTGCCTTAAAAAATATGGCTGCTATCATGATGCTTTACCCTATTTTGTATACGATTGGAGTAGTGTTCGCTCAATTTTAA
- a CDS encoding NADPH-dependent FMN reductase — protein sequence MTKNIGVLVGSLRKGSYSKQVAKVFSTLFPEEYHISFIDINGLDIYNQDFDDEGNVPENWKTFRNAIGKMDAILFVTPEYNRSVPGVLKNALDIGSRPAGSSVWNAKPAAIVSVSPGAISGFGANHHLRQSLVFLNMPTVQQPEAYIGNVTKLLQEDGSITNPNTLQFFQSIVNAFVELIEKNS from the coding sequence ATGACAAAAAATATCGGTGTCTTAGTTGGAAGTCTTCGTAAAGGTTCTTACAGCAAACAAGTTGCAAAAGTATTTTCTACCTTATTTCCTGAAGAATACCATATCTCCTTTATTGATATCAATGGGTTAGATATCTATAATCAGGATTTTGATGATGAAGGAAACGTTCCTGAAAATTGGAAGACCTTCCGTAATGCGATTGGCAAAATGGATGCTATTTTATTCGTAACCCCTGAATACAACCGTTCCGTTCCCGGCGTGTTAAAAAATGCGCTAGATATTGGGTCACGTCCAGCCGGTTCGAGTGTTTGGAATGCTAAACCCGCAGCTATCGTCAGTGTTTCTCCAGGAGCTATCAGCGGATTCGGTGCAAATCATCATTTACGCCAATCCTTAGTGTTCCTAAACATGCCGACTGTCCAACAACCAGAAGCTTATATCGGAAACGTAACAAAGCTGCTTCAAGAAGACGGCTCCATCACTAATCCAAATACTCTGCAGTTTTTCCAATCCATCGTCAATGCTTTTGTTGAATTGATTGAAAAAAACAGTTGA